In Chlorobiota bacterium, the sequence GAAGAACCCGCAGGGAAATGGCTAAGCGTCACCCCGAACCCCGTTGCCCACACAATGGCGGTGGAATACCGCTGGCCAGCGGCTGGAAGGCTGGCCCTCCGTCTTCGCGATGCCACAGGGGCAACGGTTTTGCAGGAATCGGCGGTGGTGTTGGCTCCTGGGTCGTCATCGCGGTTGCAGCTTTCCACAACCGAACTTCCTTCCGGCATCTACTATCTCAGCCTTGACGACGGGCGCGCCCCGGCAATAACCCAGCGGGTGGTTGTGGTTCGGTAATCGTCGTGCATTGGCAGTTCAACGGGGCTACGGTCAGCAACCGTAGCCCCGTTGTATTGTGAAGAGTTTATGTGTACGATTCTCGGATGTTGTTGTAAAATCAAACAGCCATCAGATGAAAAAAAATCAACAGAAAACGCCGAAATTTGCTTAAAAAGAAGGATTCTGGATTGTCAAAAACTTCACCAGGGGTTAAAAAATCGTTGACAACAGGATTTCGGCCATAGTAGTTTTGTATGCTAAACGCACGAGCAAGAAACCACGTTAGTGGATGATGAGGCTGGGAATTGGGGCAACTGGATATCGAATGTGTGGCTGAAGGCTTGGGGATACTGGAAGAATCCCCAATTTTTCGCGAAAATTGCAACACCGCCATCCCATCCCTTCGTTGTTTCTTCGACTTTATCAAAATGACAGAGGCAGGATTGCGCTGCTAAATCACAGCGTACTCTTGTGAAGAATGGGGGGCTACGGCGTAGATATGGGCGATAATCAGCCACAATGGATGGCACAATGGGGAGCGAAAAGTAGTAGAACAGAAAGTCTGAGACACTTCTTTTCAAAAGCCGACAAGGTCTATACTTGGGTGGTCGAAATCCAGATTACAAGCATGGCACGGTAATTGATGTGATCTACGTGCAAGTCTTTACTGGGCTTGTTCAAGACGCACAACATCAATGGGCAATGCCAGTAGAAGAAGCGGCCCTCTGTCTCGGCAGCGTATGGCACCCATCGTAAGAAACAGACGGGAGAGCGATTAAGTGAACGTTTTCAAACTGCATAGCTGGCCAACTCCTGTATTGGTTCTGCTATCACTAATGGTCGGAACAGTGGCGTTTGCCCAGACTGCTCAAACTGCTCGTTTGGGGTCGGGAACGGAAGCACAGGCAGAGAATCCAACGTTATCAACCCAACGTTCGGGCATCCAATTGATGGGGGTTACGCCACCATCACCAGGGGTAAGCACTGCACCGATGGTTGATATTTATGGGCACATGGGGGTTGGAACGCTGCAACCGGATATTTCCGCAGCAATTGACATTTCATCGGCTCATGCAGGGCTGCTGATCCCGCGATTGACGCAAGCGCAACGGGACTCTATCTATCTCCCTGCAACAACCCTGCTGATCTTTAATCAGACGTCGTTCCAGTTTGAGTACAACGACAGCACGCCGGTAAACCCACATTGGGTTCCGTTTCTAAACGGGCATTCCATTATCGGGTTCAACATGATTGGAACCGGAACAAATCAAGGGCAAACCTTGAATGTGGGGAATGGATCGGTGCTTCAGCCAACTGGCACGGGGATTGTAATTGCTAACCAAATCAATGGGGCAGGGGCGAACAAGTTTGCTGGCGCAATACCGATCCCCGACGGAACCACGGATCTTGACATCGCATACACGGGGCTTCAAGCAAATGCAGTGGTTGTGGTCTCCATCAGCGACCCAACGTTTCCAGGGGTGGTGACAACAACCACCGAAAAAAATCCTGGAATTGGATTTACGGTTCACTTTGCAAGCCCATACCCGGGAACAACCGGAACCCTTGATTACGTGGTGATTAACCCGTAATCATCCTTTGAAAATTCTGTGAGGTACAGGCACCTGAATTGGCCGTTGAGGAGCAGTCAATTCAACACAGCAACGGAAGCCTAACCGTTCGCCAAAAAATGGCACAGGGTTTGAGGAAGCCCTACCAACAAGTGCATGAGCGGTGGTAATGTTGAGGAGCATTACCACCGCCAATGCCCGACGAATCTTGGTACGCGTCGCACAGAAAACACCAAGAATGCAAAGGGGTTTTGAGGAAGCCCCAACGCACACCGCGATTTGGTTGAGGAGCCAAACAAAGTGTGCACGACGGAACCGGTGATCCGTCGCGAAAGAAGATCACCGGCGAGTTAAGAGGAAACTCAGTCAGTCAACACATATCAACAGTGTGCTTCGGGCCTTGAGGAGGGTTCAGGCACATTCCAAACACCTTAGGAGGTACAGTCCATGAAGAAGCTTACAACGCTTGTAAGCGCTGCGGCCGCAATTGCCGTAATCGGTTTCAGCACAGCCAACGCACAGGTAACCACCAGCGAAGTCCGCATCACCAACAGCACTTTCCGTACGTCGCACACCAGCAACGCAACGGCCAACCAGACCATGCGTTGGGAGCAATTTAGCGGCACCGGTGGCATTGTTAAAGTTGCGCCAGGCTCGCCAAACGCTATCAGCAACGGAACGGTTGATCTTAGCAGCACCACCAACGTTAGCAACACACTGGCAACAACCAACGGTGGTACTGGTACAAACAGCCTTCCATCCAATCAAATCCTTATCGGCAATGCTGGCGGTACAGCAATCACTGGTTTAGGGAACCTTACCAACGGTCAGCTTCTGATTGGTGACGGCGACGGTATCCCAACCGCCGCAACATTGACCGCCGGTTCAGGCATTACCATCACCAATGGTGCCGGAACAATCACCATTGCCAGCAACATCAACGCCACTCAGCTTGGTGTCACAACTACCACGGATTTTGTTGCTGGCCAACAGAATTATACCGTTACCCCACCAACCGGATTTACTCCATCGTCCAACTCGCGCTTGCTGGTAACTGTGCGCGATGCTAATGATAATGGATTCATTGCCACGGTGAACACTGTTACTGCTACGGATGCAACAATCCACCTGAGCGGTATCCCACAAGCTGGTGATGTTGCCGGTGGCCGCATCATCGTGCTCTGGCAAAACCCGTAATCCAGTAACTCTTCCTTCCGCTTTTGTGCGGAGAGAGAAACCGTGAAGGCGTACAAATGGGAGGGGATTGCACTATCCCCTCCCAAACGTCCATCATGCGGCACACCACGCGACGTTTCACAACCAACGATTCCTCCTCTTCCCTTGATGACGGTGCTTGCCGCTTCGGTTGGCAGTGCCATATCCATTTGCTACGATGAAGAACTTTCTTCCCATCTCTCTGCTTCTTCTGTTGTCGGCCATTGTGCTGAGCAACAGTGCTGTTGCGCAGGGTGAGACGATGCGGGAAGTGCGAACAATCAAACCTGGACGCTGGGACAATCCAGAAATCTGGGAACGCTGGAATGGAGCCGTATGGACCCCATTGCTTCCTGGCCAATTCCCCGGATGCCCATCGTTGAAGCAGGTTCGCGTTGTTATTGAACACCCCGTGGTTCTCCCCTACGGCTACGTCTATCAAGTCTCGCAAGTAGTGGTTGCCACCACTGCTGAAAATTTGCAGGTAGATGGAGAACTGATCGCTGATCTATCAAGCGATTACATTGACTCTTCCTATCTCCGGAACGACCCCTCGGTGATTGCCGAGCGGGAGACCGAGTCGGGGCTGCGTTTGGGTGGGGCATATCCCAATCCGGTGATCGCGAAAAATGGCGCGACCACCCTTGTGAGCTTCACGATTGACCCCGATAAAACGTACCAATGGGTTCGTATTAGCTTGTTCAACGAGCGTGGATTAGAGGTCCGCACCGTTGCCGAGTATCCGAACATCCCATCGGGCCGCTACACGCTGAACGTTGATCTGTCGGACCTCTCATCCGGCAATTACCATGTCGTCCTTGATGCGCCCGGTGTTCGCCGTTCGCGATTAGTCAGCCTTGTGAAATAGCCAGAACCTGTAACCAGATGACCGTTATGAACGCCATATCTCGATCCACAATTCTTGGCCTTGTCGCGCTGTTCGCCACGGCTGGTACGGCAGTGGCCCAGGTGACATCAGCGTCGAAAATTGTACTGCAGTGCGGGACCAATTTTAATAAGATCACCCTTTCGGCACCGTACAACCCGGTTACGAACTACACGCTGCAATTCCCCAAGACTGCTCCGCCAGCGCGTGGCGCGTTTTTATTTGTGGATAGCAGCGGTACGGGGCTGATGGATTGGATGTCGCCTGGTGGTGTCAACGACGTGCTAACGGTTGATCCGGTAACGGGGTTGCCGAAGTGGCAGTCAAGAACCCTAATTTTTGGCAGCTTGGGCTGGCTGACCACAGGAAATGCTGGCACAAGCCCTTTGCTCAATTTCTTGGGAACCACCGATGCCCAACCATTGGTCATTAAAACCACCAGCATTGAACGAATGCGGGTTGCTGCCGATGGCAACATCGGTATCGGAACCAGCAGCCCCGGGCAGTTGTTGGAGGTGAAAGGGGGTAATCTACTCCTTTCCAACGCTGGCACCGCAGCGGAAATGCGGTTTGCTGAACCTTCCCTTAGTGGTTCAAATTACACGGCCTTCAAAGCACAGGCACAAGGTGTGGATATCACCTACACGCTGCCAAGCACACCGCCTCCATCGAACGGCATGGTGCTTAGCTCAACCGCTGCTGGGGTCATGAGCTGGGCATCGCCAGCAACCGGAACCGTAACCAGCGTTGGGCTTGCGTTGCCGGCTTCGGTCTTCTCCGTATCGAACTCGCCAGTAACTGGTTCCGGCACACTAACCGGGGCGTTTGTAAACCAGAACGCCAACACGATTTTTGCTGGCCCAACCAGCGGCGGTGCTGCCGCGCCAACATTCCGCGAAATGGTGGCTGCCGATCTTCCCGACCTGGGAACATTGGCTTGGAAATTATCGGGCAACAGCGGCACCACTCCAGGAACCAATTTTGTTGGAACCACCGATAACAAAGCCTTTGAAATCCATGTGAATGAAGCCGGATCCGCAACCGGTGGACATCGCCGGGTGATGCGTTACGAACCCAACAGCTTCAGCGCAAATATCATTGGTGGATACAGCGGTAACAAAGTCAAAAGTACATCGGTGACGGCTGCCATCATTGCTGGCGGTGGAGCGTCTGGAAATGGAAGCTCCGAAGGATATTCATCCATCACGAACATCAACGAAATCAACGATATTGGCGGTGTGATCAGTGGTGGTATCGGTAATAAAGTTGGGCGTAATAATGGCGATTATGCCACCGACCATTACGCCACCATTAGCGGTGGATACTACAATCAAGCACTGGCTGGCCACTCCACCATTTCTGGTGGTGAAGGGCACGTGACGAACGGCGAATACAGCGTTATCGGTGGTGGATATCGTAACACCGCCGGAACCGATTTCGATTCTAAATTCTCAACAGTAAGTGGCGGCGCAAACAACGAAGCAACCGGGGTTGGGTCCTTTGTTGGTGGTGGTGGCAACAACACTGCCGATTTCAGTGGCGCACCGGGCAATACTGCAAGCGGCGCAGCTTCCGTTGTTGTGGGGGGCGCAAACAATCGCGCCAATGGGGAGTACGGAACCGTTGTTGGTGGCTACACCGATAGTGCAGCGGGCGATTACTCCTTTGTGGCGAATGGCGAGTACAACACTGCTGCCGGCGATTATGCCTCGGTGCTTGGCGGTTCGCGATTGCGGCTTGGTGCCCGCAGCGTTGGCTACAACGGCCAAACCAACACCTCGATGACCACAAATATCAGTGGCTCGGATCAGGTGGCCTACTTCGGCGATGTGAATATGTGGTTGGGGAACGTCAACGGAACCGCTCGCGAACTCCGGTTTTACGAGCCAAACACCAGCTTCACCTACTCCGGCACAAACTATTCGGCGTTCAAAGCTGGCACACAATCCGCAAACATTACGTATACCCTGCCAACCGCATTGGGAAGCGGTGGATCCAACTACATCCTTACCGATGCCGCCGGCTCGGGCGCATTAAGCTGGACCCCGGTGGCCTCCCTGTTCGGCAGCAATGCCTGGACCCTGAACGGAAACGCGCCAACGGCAGCCTACAACGGAAGCAGTGGCAGTTTCCTTGGGACCACCAACACGCAGCCGTTGGTGATTGCCACAACCAACACCGCAACCGCCCAGCCAATCCAGTTTATGACCGGCAACAGCGAGCGGCTTCGGATTACCGGCACAGGGTTGATGGGTTGGGGAACAACCTCGCCAGCCTCACAACTCCACTTTGTCAACGGTGGAAGCGATGAATCGAACGATGTGATTATCGAAGCGGTGAACTCCAACGATGCAAGTGATGGTGGCGAGTTCATCACCCGGCGTGCTCGCGGAACCACCAGCTCCCGCTCGGCTGTGGACGAGGATGATGACCTTGGTGGAATGAAGTTCTTCGGCTACGATGGTTCCAACTTCTCATCCGGTGCCCAATTTGATGTACTGGTAGATGGTGATGTCTCATCGGGGGATGTGCCCACACGGTTTGAATTCCAAATGCCAGACGGCACGGTCTATATCAAATCAAGCGGACGTTTAGGGGTGAACGAATCATCGCCAGATGCACGCTTAGATGTTAAGCAGAACCGAGGGACAGTCGCGGTCTTTAATCGCACTGGCAATGATGGAACCCTGGTGAGCTTTCAACAGGATAGTTACGAGGAAGGCAAAATCTCTGTCTCTGGCGGCACTGTCTCGTACTCTGGTTTTACCGGTGCCCACTACGCTTGGACCGATCAACCGGTTGAGCGTGGGATGCTGGTCTCCATGACGGGCGATAATCGCCACCTGAATGATCGGCAAGAATCAGAAATTATGTACGGCGTGCGCCCAACCGAGCGCCCGAACGACCCGGCGGTACTTGGTGGATATCTGGCATTATCCGAGCCAGACCAACCGCAAAGCAGCACCAACCCGCAGTTGATTATGGCCGTCGGCAACGGCGATATCTGGGTGACGGACAAAGGGGGGGATATCAAGCCGGGCGATTACCTGATAACCTCAACCATCCCCGGCCATGCCATGCGCGACAACGGAATCTACGACACCAGCTACGTGGTGGCACGTGCCGCCGAAAAAGTTGATTGGTCCACAATTCAGGGCGACCCATCCTATGATGGAGCAAGGCGTGTCAAAATCTCTGTCTTCTTTGAGAGCTTTGCAAAAGTGAATAATGGGGTCAGCCGCCAGGATGTGAGCAACCTGAAAAAGGAGCTGGATGCGCTGAAGGAAGAGGTGAAAAAACTTCGTTCCAGCCTTTACTACGAGAAGCCCCCAGCAACCCCAGGGCTTGGCCAGTAAGGCAACGCAATCTCCCTACCAAGGGAACGTTATCCTGGTTGCTGATGTTAATAGTAGGAAACAAGCAAGCCCCTGCTGGCATGATAAAACTTGATTGATATTGCGCATTCGTGCACCCAACACTATTCAGGACGCGTCTTATAGGTGCGCCTTTTGGAGGTGAGGCATCCTCGAACTAAGCCTCGCCTCCAGCTTTTGTCCGGCGTATGAATCCAATGGGGTTCTATGCCATGAAGTGAACGGGTAGGTTCACTTCGTTTGACAATCTTGCTCGGTTCTTCATGGAGCCGTGCGAGGTACAGGAGGGGCGGCCACGGTGGTGCGTGGTCGCCTTTTTTTTTGCCCATTTTTTTCATTTCGCTAACCCAATACTTTCTTTTCCGTTCTTGTTGCGGAAGTGATAGCGTTGGCCTACATTAGCCGGCAACGGAGCACATCTGCTCCGGCTTCTTACTGCAAAGCCCCCTTCTTCAAAATCTGCTCACGTTCAGGAGACGAAATTCGTTGTCCATGTTCTTCACACTATTAACCTAACCACAGGAGTTCCATGCGTTCATTGCGACAACCTATGCTGCTAGCCATTGCTGCGGCGTTCATGCTGGCATTGGTGCCAGCACAAGCACAAGTTGGGGAAGGGGGAACCTTTAGCGCGGGGATCGCAGGGATGGGAAATAAGTACTTTGGCGAATTCAAAGAACCACGCTTTGGCTACGGGGCCGAGCTATTGCTTCGCTACAACATCATCCCAAATTTTGGGCTGCAAGGGGCGTTTGGCTACAACAAGCTCAACTGGTCGTTCAACCCCGATAACTTTGCGGCCTACGACCGTTACTTTGGGCTTCCGCCAACACGGGGCGGGCTTAACCGGCCGTTCGATTCGTTGACCTCGCCAAGCGGCCAGCTTGCCCGCGAAGACAACCACTCCACAACGCTCAACTTCGGCCTTGATGCGGTGATAAACTTGGTGCCCGAGGGACCTGTTAGCCCGTATGTGTTCGGCGGGGTAGAGTATATCACCTGGACCCCGCAGTCCAGCGAAGGGGAGGACCTTCCGAACTTCGCGGCCAAACGCTACGATAACTCTGGAATTGCAATCCCCGCTGGTGCCGGGTTTATGTTCCGCTTCTCCGATAACCTGCAGTTCCACCTGTACGGGCGGATGCACATTACCTTCACCGATTCGTTGGATGACTTCAGCCAGGACCGTGCTGCCACGGCAAACACCCCCGAGCTTGTCACCCCGAACGATGCCTTCCTTTCGGTTGGGCTTGGGGTGATGTACGTCTTCGGCTCCAGCGACAGCGATGGCGACGGGCTGAAAAATTCCGAAGAACGGGAGATTGGAACCGACCCGAACAATCCCGATACCGACGGCGATGGGCTGCGTGACGGCGCGGAAGTTCGCGACCACAAAACCGACCCGCTGAAACCCGACACCGACGGCGACGGCCTGACCGACGGCGCAGAGGTTGACACCCACAAGACCGATCCCCTGAAAGCCGACACCGATGGCGACAGCCTGAACGACGGCGAAGAGGTGATGACCACAAAAACCAACCCGCTGAAGATTGATAGCGATGAGGACGGCCTGACCGACGGCGACGAAGTCCGCCGCTACAAGACCAATCCGAACAACGTGGACACCGACGGCGATTCATTGCTGGACGGCAAGGAGATTGATTTCCACAAGACCGACCCAACCAAGCCCGACACCGACGGCGATGGCCTGAGCGACGGTGCAGAAGTTGACACCCACAAGACCGACCCGAACAAGCCCGACAGCGATGGCGACGGCCTGAACGACGGCGCGGAAGTGAACCAGCACCGCACCGATCCAACAAAAATGGATACCGACGGCGACGGCCTAAACGATGGCGTTGAGGTCCGCACCTACAAGACCGACCCAACCAAGATGGACACCGACAGCGATAAGCTGACCGATGCCGACGAAGTCAACCGCGTGAAGACCGACCCGTTGAAGCCCGACACCGACGGCGACGGAGTGATTGATGGCGAAGACGATTGCCCATTAATCAAGGGGGTGAAAAGCTCCGAAAAAGGAAGAAACGGCTGCCCACCAGCGCCGAAGATCGGCACCAAAGTTGACTTCCCGGAAATCCTGTTCATTGTCAACAGCGATCAATTCAATTTTGAAACTCCGGAGACCGCCGGCAACCTTGCAAAGTTGCTGGCCTACGTCAACCAGTGCGATAACCTTGGGGTGATGATCGAGGGGCACGCATCCAGCGAAGGCAATCCAAAACGGAACCAGGAGCTTTCGGATTTGCGTGCCAAGAAAGTTGTGCAGTGGCTGATTGAGCAGGGGGTAAATCCAACAAAACTGATGGGGGCCGTGGGCTACGGATCATCGCGCCCAGCCGTTGCCGAGCCAAAGGGGAAAGGAATTCCGAAGGAGGAGCTGGAAGCCGCACGGAAGAAGAACCGCCGCATCACCGTGGTGGTCCAGAAAGGGTGCGACTCGAAGTAACCGCAGGGGCAACATCTGGCCCAGCGAAGCCAAAACAGTAAGGCTACATCCAAGCCCCGCGCAGCAATGCGCGGGGCTTGGTGCATGTAGGCTATTCTTTCAGGGATGTGATCTCATCATACACACACGCTTCGTCATGGAAACAGTGATTATTGGATCGTGAAAATTGCGCCTCGCATCAGCCGTTGAAGTTTGCTGGCGGTAGCGCTGGGGCTAAAAAATTAGCGTCGTAGGGGGCTGGCAGCCCCTAAGCTCCCTGCATCATTTTTATATATTGGCGGGCACCTATTCATCAACCTCCAGGATTAGATATGCGCCAGCTATTCGGTCTTTTCCTCAAGATTTCCCTTAAAATCGGTATCGCCGCACTTCTTGCCGCTTTCCTTCTGCCCAAATCCTTGCATTCCCAGCAAACCCCTCCAGCAATCGAGTGGCAACAATCGCTGGGTGGAAGTAGCATTGATAATGCTTATGCCATCACACAGACCAACGACGGCGGCTACATAGTTGCTGGATCAAGTACTTCCAGTGACGGCGATGTCACCAGGCATCGCGGCTTGGTTGATTCCTGGATTGTGAAGCTAACAAGTGCCGGAGCAATCCAGTGGCAGAAGTCACTGGGGGGAAGCGACCACGATTATGCGTACTCCATCCAGCAAACCAGCAATGGCGGGTACATCATTGCCGGGATGAGTTATTCCAATGATGGCGATGTTAGCGGGAACCACGGACTCTCTGATTGTTGGATCGTGCAGCTGACGAGTGCGGGGGGAATCGAGTGGCAAAAAACGCTTGGTGGAAGTGGTAGCGAGGAAGCTACTTCTATCCAGCAGGCCAGCGATGGTGGGTACATAGTTGCGGGATGGAGCCAGTCCACCGATGGCGATGTTACCGGGAATCACGGATCGGCTGATTCCTCCGATGATTACTGGATCGTGAAGCTGACAAGCGGGGGGGAGGTGGAATGGCAGAAGTCGCTTGGCGGAAGCAACTATGATCGAGCCAGCTCTATTGCCCAAACCAGCGACGGCGGGTACGTGGTTGCAGGGTGGAGTTTATCGAACGATGGCGATGTTACCAGTCATCATGGCTCGGCTGATTTCTCTGATTTCTGGCTTGTGAAGCTGACGAGCGCAGGGGCGATGGAGTGGCAGAAATCGCTGGGGGGCAGCTACCCTGATTATGCTAGCTCGGTCGTGCAAACCAGCGATGGCGGGTACATAGTTGCTGGATGGAGCCAATCCAGCGACGGCGATGTCACCGGGCATCATGGATCAGCGGACTCCACCGATGCTTGGATTGTGAAGCTAACGGATGCAGGGGTGATCCAGTGGCAGAGATCGCTTGGTGGAGCCAGCGATGATTATGCGAACTCCGTTGAGCAAACCACGGATGGCGGCTACATAGTTGCGGGATGGAGTTCTTCGATTGATGGCGATGTCACCGGCCGTCATGGGTCAGTAGCCACCCCTGACTACTGGATCGTACAACTGACAAGCGGAGGGGAGATCGAGTGGCAGAAGTCGCTGGGTGGCGGGCGCGAAGATTATGCGAACTCGATCCAGCAGACCACCGACGGTGGATACATCGTTGCTGGCGAGAGCTTCTCTAGTGCTGGCGATGTTACCGGGCATCATGGGCTATCTGAATCCCCCGATTGCTGGATCGTAAAACTCACCCCTCCCAATCCAACCGGAGTAAAACCCACCGGCCTCCCCACCCCAAGCCCCTGGGCGATGAACGCCAACTACCCGAACCCATTCTCCACCACCACCACCATCACGTTCACTGTGCCGGAGCGGAGCTTCGTGCGGCTGTCGGTGGATACCGAGCAGGGGGTTGAAGTGGCTCGCTTAATCGAGGAACAGCTTGAAGCCGGAGAGTACCGGGTCCCATTCTCGGGGGATGGCCTCGCCAGCGGAACATACCTCTACCGCCTAACCTCCGGCAGCACAAGTTTGGTGGGGAAAATGACAGTTGTGCGGTAGCGGGGTCTTATACACCATAAACATCCATTCACTAACCTTCAGAACAGCCATGAACCGGTTCTTCAATCTTTTCCTCAGAGGCAGCATTGCGGGATTGCTTGGCGTTTGTCTGCTTTGGCAACCTTCCAATGCTCAAAGCATTGCCCCAACAATCGAGTGGCAACGCTCATTCGGCGGAACGAAGGATGATGCAGCTACCTCTATCTCCCAGACCAGCGACGGCGGGTACATCATTGCTGGAGTGAGTTCTTCCATTGATGGCGATGTTAGCGATCATCATGGAGGTTATGACTATTGGATCGTGAAACTGACGAGCGGGGGAGAACTTGCGTGGCAGAAGTCGCTGGGTGGAAAGATGACGGACTATGCTGCTTCCATCTCTCAGACTAGTGACGGCGGGTACATTGTTGCAGGGTGGAGTGCTTCCACTGATGGCAACGTTACCGGGAATCATGGAGACGATGACTACTGGATTGTGAAGTTGACAAGCGCAGGGGTGATCGAGTGGGAAAAGTCGCTGGGTGGGAGCGGTAGAGAGACCGCTACTTCCATCACTCAGACAGGTGACGGAGGGTACATAGTTGCAGGATCGAGTACTTCCACTAATGGCGATGTTAGTGGAAATCATGGAGGCAATGACTATTGGATTGTGAAGCTGACGAGCACAGGGGGAATCGAGTGGCAGAAGTCGTTGGGTGGAAGTGGTGTGGATGATGCATACTCCATCACTCAGACCCGTGACGGCGGGTACATAGTTGTGGGATGGAGTCAATCCACTGATGGTGATGTTACGGGGCATGCAGGTTACTCTGATGCATGGATCGTGAAGCTAACGGGCGCGGGGGGGATCGAGTGGCAACAGTCACTTGGTGGGAGCAACCATGATTATGGCAATGCCATTGAACAGACCAGTGACGGTGGGTACATCGTTGCAGGGGCAAGTCGGTCCAATGATGGCGATGTTAGCGGGAATCGTGGAGGATATGATTCCTGGATCGTAAAGCTAACGAGTGAGGGGGTGATCGAGTGGGAGAAGTCGCTTGGCGGGAGTGGCGATGAAATTGTATTCTCCATCACTCAGACCAGCGATGGAGGGTACATAGTTGCAGGATCGAGTTTATCGAATGATGGCGATGTTAGTGGGAATCGTGGAGGGTATGATTACTGGATTGTGAAGCTGACGAGCGGTGGGGCGATCGAGTGGAAGAAGTCGCTGGGTGGGAGTGGCGTGGATGAGGCACGCTCTATCACACAGACCAGTGACGGCGGGTCCATAGTTGCAGGACGGAGTTATTCCAATGATGGCGATGTTAGTGGGAATCGTGGAGGAGGTGATTTCTGGATCGTAAAACTCGCCCCATCCAACCCAACCGGGGTGAAATCCGCCGAGCCTCCCACCCCAAGCCCGTGGGCAATGAACGCCAACTATCCCAACCCATTCTCCAGCACCACCACCATCACGTTCACCGTGCCGGAGCGGAGCTTTGTTCGGCTGTCGGTGGATAACGAGCAAGGGGTTGAAGTGGCTCGCTTAATCGAGGAACAGCTTGAAGCCGGAGAGTACCGGGTCCCATTCTCGGGGGATGGCCTCGCCAGCGGAACATACCTCTACCGCCTAAGCTCCGGCAGCACCAGTTTGGTGGGGAAGATGACGGTTGTGCGGTGAACTCTAAACCATAAGTATCCATTCACTAACCTTCAGAACAGCGATGAATCAGTTTTTCAGTTTCCTTCTCAGAAGCAGCATTGCCGGATTGCTTGCGGTTGTCTTGCTTTGGCAACCTTTGAATGCCCAGCAACCTTCTCCAGCAATCGAGTGGGAGAAGTCGCTGGGTGGAAGTATCCTTGATTATGCTACATCCATCCAGCAGACCAGTGATGGTGGGTACGTAGTGGCGGGATATAGTTATTCCGATGATGGTGATGTTACCGGGCATCATGGCACTGTTGATTTCTCTGATTACTGGATCGTGAAGCTCACGAGTGCGGGTGTGATCCAGTGGCAAAAATCACTTGGTGGAAGTAGTAGCGAGGAAGCTACTTCTATCCAGCAGACCAGTGATGGTGGGTATATAGTTGCCGGATGGAGCGAGTCCACCGATGGCGATGTTAGCGGGAATCATGGGGGAACTGATGCTTGGGTTGTGAAGCTATCAAGTGCAGGACGAATTGAGTGGCAGAAATCGCTTG encodes:
- a CDS encoding T9SS type A sorting domain-containing protein, which produces MRQLFGLFLKISLKIGIAALLAAFLLPKSLHSQQTPPAIEWQQSLGGSSIDNAYAITQTNDGGYIVAGSSTSSDGDVTRHRGLVDSWIVKLTSAGAIQWQKSLGGSDHDYAYSIQQTSNGGYIIAGMSYSNDGDVSGNHGLSDCWIVQLTSAGGIEWQKTLGGSGSEEATSIQQASDGGYIVAGWSQSTDGDVTGNHGSADSSDDYWIVKLTSGGEVEWQKSLGGSNYDRASSIAQTSDGGYVVAGWSLSNDGDVTSHHGSADFSDFWLVKLTSAGAMEWQKSLGGSYPDYASSVVQTSDGGYIVAGWSQSSDGDVTGHHGSADSTDAWIVKLTDAGVIQWQRSLGGASDDYANSVEQTTDGGYIVAGWSSSIDGDVTGRHGSVATPDYWIVQLTSGGEIEWQKSLGGGREDYANSIQQTTDGGYIVAGESFSSAGDVTGHHGLSESPDCWIVKLTPPNPTGVKPTGLPTPSPWAMNANYPNPFSTTTTITFTVPERSFVRLSVDTEQGVEVARLIEEQLEAGEYRVPFSGDGLASGTYLYRLTSGSTSLVGKMTVVR
- a CDS encoding T9SS type A sorting domain-containing protein, with protein sequence MNRFFNLFLRGSIAGLLGVCLLWQPSNAQSIAPTIEWQRSFGGTKDDAATSISQTSDGGYIIAGVSSSIDGDVSDHHGGYDYWIVKLTSGGELAWQKSLGGKMTDYAASISQTSDGGYIVAGWSASTDGNVTGNHGDDDYWIVKLTSAGVIEWEKSLGGSGRETATSITQTGDGGYIVAGSSTSTNGDVSGNHGGNDYWIVKLTSTGGIEWQKSLGGSGVDDAYSITQTRDGGYIVVGWSQSTDGDVTGHAGYSDAWIVKLTGAGGIEWQQSLGGSNHDYGNAIEQTSDGGYIVAGASRSNDGDVSGNRGGYDSWIVKLTSEGVIEWEKSLGGSGDEIVFSITQTSDGGYIVAGSSLSNDGDVSGNRGGYDYWIVKLTSGGAIEWKKSLGGSGVDEARSITQTSDGGSIVAGRSYSNDGDVSGNRGGGDFWIVKLAPSNPTGVKSAEPPTPSPWAMNANYPNPFSSTTTITFTVPERSFVRLSVDNEQGVEVARLIEEQLEAGEYRVPFSGDGLASGTYLYRLSSGSTSLVGKMTVVR
- a CDS encoding OmpA family protein: MLLAIAAAFMLALVPAQAQVGEGGTFSAGIAGMGNKYFGEFKEPRFGYGAELLLRYNIIPNFGLQGAFGYNKLNWSFNPDNFAAYDRYFGLPPTRGGLNRPFDSLTSPSGQLAREDNHSTTLNFGLDAVINLVPEGPVSPYVFGGVEYITWTPQSSEGEDLPNFAAKRYDNSGIAIPAGAGFMFRFSDNLQFHLYGRMHITFTDSLDDFSQDRAATANTPELVTPNDAFLSVGLGVMYVFGSSDSDGDGLKNSEEREIGTDPNNPDTDGDGLRDGAEVRDHKTDPLKPDTDGDGLTDGAEVDTHKTDPLKADTDGDSLNDGEEVMTTKTNPLKIDSDEDGLTDGDEVRRYKTNPNNVDTDGDSLLDGKEIDFHKTDPTKPDTDGDGLSDGAEVDTHKTDPNKPDSDGDGLNDGAEVNQHRTDPTKMDTDGDGLNDGVEVRTYKTDPTKMDTDSDKLTDADEVNRVKTDPLKPDTDGDGVIDGEDDCPLIKGVKSSEKGRNGCPPAPKIGTKVDFPEILFIVNSDQFNFETPETAGNLAKLLAYVNQCDNLGVMIEGHASSEGNPKRNQELSDLRAKKVVQWLIEQGVNPTKLMGAVGYGSSRPAVAEPKGKGIPKEELEAARKKNRRITVVVQKGCDSK